Proteins encoded within one genomic window of Neodiprion fabricii isolate iyNeoFabr1 chromosome 6, iyNeoFabr1.1, whole genome shotgun sequence:
- the LOC124185864 gene encoding protein lin-52 homolog isoform X5 has protein sequence MASEGPANESELLAVDESLMSLEKLDRASPDLWPEQIPGVNEYVAQNSPQTEPPSWAATLAADDINKLHQVKKLHDTAYQLGLEEAKEMTRGKYLNIFKHK, from the exons ATGGCGTCCGAGGGACCCGCGAACGAATCAG aGCTGCTTGCGGTTGACGAGAGTCTCATGAGCTTGGAAAAATTGGATCGAGCATCGCCGGACCTGTGGCCTGAACAAA TTCCAGGTGTGAACGAATACGTCGCTCAAAATTCCCCTCAAACAGAACCACCTTCGTGGGCAGCGACTCTTGCAGCTGATGATATAAATAAACTCCATC AAGTTAAAAAACTTCACGATACTGCGTACCAACTGGGGTTAGAAGAGGCCAAAGAAATGActcgtggaaaatatttaaacatatttaaaCATAAATAG
- the LOC124185864 gene encoding protein lin-52 homolog isoform X4 → MASEGPANESELLAVDESLMSLEKLDRASPDLWPEQTNDEVPGVNEYVAQNSPQTEPPSWAATLAADDINKLHQVKKLHDTAYQLGLEEAKEMTRGKYLNIFKHK, encoded by the exons ATGGCGTCCGAGGGACCCGCGAACGAATCAG aGCTGCTTGCGGTTGACGAGAGTCTCATGAGCTTGGAAAAATTGGATCGAGCATCGCCGGACCTGTGGCCTGAACAAA CGAATGATGAAGTTCCAGGTGTGAACGAATACGTCGCTCAAAATTCCCCTCAAACAGAACCACCTTCGTGGGCAGCGACTCTTGCAGCTGATGATATAAATAAACTCCATC AAGTTAAAAAACTTCACGATACTGCGTACCAACTGGGGTTAGAAGAGGCCAAAGAAATGActcgtggaaaatatttaaacatatttaaaCATAAATAG
- the LOC124185860 gene encoding signal recognition particle receptor subunit alpha homolog isoform X2 produces MLDLFTIFSKGGIVLWCFQSTTQIFTPSVNALIRSVILQERTGSHTFDHDSLRLQYKLDNEFELIFVVAYQKILQLSYVDKFLSDVHLEFRDRYKNELAKSQWFYNFNFKNSYDAILAAAEQWGKHQAKLPKQMRTFDESIKSKKTVASMIERKDDRDNKKQVKIQEPVKPDVPKQSPVTNGELDEETLLANRLKLVQKIAGPKKKADKQKSPKPEKTGKQPRKWELGGTNKDLVNLELERTTDKRKDVENIIQADTSMVGKMKPGIQDLEVEDEPEDVKMQSQKPGGVFSIFKGLVGNKSLTKEDMLPALDKFKDHLISKNVAADIAYKLCESVSTKLEGKVLGTFDSVASTVKNTLTEALVQILSPKRRVDILRDAYEAKKNNRPYVMTFCGVNGVGKSTNLAKICFWLIENNFRVLIAACDTFRAGAVEQLRTHTRHLNALHPPEKHNNQTMVQLYEKGYGKDAAGIAMEAIRFAKDARIDIVLVDTAGRMQDNEPLMRALTKLIKVNEPDLVLFVGEALVGNEAVDQLVKFNQALADYSSSVNPHIIDGIVLTKFDTIDDKVGAAISMTYITGQPIVFVGTGQTYIDLKALNAKAVVHALMK; encoded by the exons ATGCTCGATCTCTTTACAATATTCAGCAAAGGCGGTATAGTACTTTGGTGTTTTCAAAGTACTACACAAATATTTACACCAAGTGTCAACGCATTGATTCGCAGTGTTATTTTACAG GAGCGAACAGGTAGCCATACGTTTGATCATGACTCGTTGCGACTTCAATACAAGCTGGACAATGAATTTGAGCTTATATTTGTGGTGGCATATCAGAAGATACTCCAGTTATCCTACGTGGATAAGTTTCTTTCCGACGTTCATCTTGAGTTCAGAGATCGATACAAAAATGAGCTAGCAAAATCACAGTGGTTCTATAATTTTAACTTTAAGAATAGTTATGATGCCATACTAGCAGCTGCTGAGCAATGGGGAAAACACCAGGCTAAACTTCCAAAGCAGATGCGTACATTCGATGAAAGTATTAAATCAAAGAAAACTGTCGCTAGTATGATTGAAAGAAAGGACGACAGAGACAACAAAAAACAAG tgaaaattcaAGAACCTGTCAAACCAGATGTACCAAAACAATCTCCAGTTACAAATGGAGAGTTGGACGAAGAAACTCTCTTAGCTAATAGACTCAAACTTGTACAAAAAATAGCTGGGCCAAAGAAGAAAGCAGATAAACA AAAGAGCCCAAAACCCGAGAAAACTGGAAAGCAGCCTCGAAAATGGGAATTGGGAGGTACCAACAAAGATTTGGTCAACTTGGAACTGGAACGTACAACGGATAAACGTAaagatgttgaaaatattattcaagcAGATACATCG atgGTTGGGAAAATGAAGCCTGGGATTCAAGATTTGGAAGTTGAAGATGAGCCCGAAGATGTGAAAATGCAATCACAAAAACCTGGAGgtgtattttccatttttaaagGACTCGTTGGTAACAAATCCCTAACCAAAGAGGATATGCTGCCAGCATTAGACAAGTTCAAAGATCATTTGATATCTAAGAATGTTGCCGCTGATATTGCATACAAGTTGTGTGAATCTGTGAGCACAAAATTGGAGGGAAAAGTATTAGGTACATTTGACAGTGTTGCTAGTACGGTTAAAAATACACTGACTGAAGCTTTGGTACAAATTTTATCACCGAAAAGAAGAGTGGATATACTGAGAGATGCGTATGAAGCTAAGAAAAATAACAGACCTTACGTGATGACATTTTGTGGCGTTAACGGTGTTGGAAAGTCGACGAATTTGGCAAAAATCTGTTTTtggttgattgaaaataatttcagagtCCTAATTGCCGCTTGTGACACTTTCAG AGCTGGTGCTGTAGAACAGTTGCGGACCCACACGCGGCATTTAAACGCCCTACACCCACCTGAGAAACATAACAATCAAACAATGGTGCAACTGTATGAAAAGGGTTATGGAAAAGATGCTGCTGGGATAGCCATGGAGGCCATACGTTTTGCCAAAGATGCTAGAATCGACATTGTCTTGGTAGATACTGCTGGGAGAATGCAGGACAATGAGCCGTTGATGCGAGCTTTGACAAAATTGATTAAAGTCAACGAGCCAGATTTGGTGCTATTTGTGGGCGAGGCTTTGGTCGGCAACGAGGCTGTTGATCAATTGGTCAAATTTAATCAGGCTCTAGCAGATTATAGCAGTTCCGTTAATCCGCATATCATCGACGGCATTGTGTTGACTAAATTCGACACCATTGACGATAAG GTGGGTGCTGCTATTTCTATGACTTACATAACTGGTCAGCCAATTGTATTTGTTGGAACTGGTCAAACGTATATCGATTTGAAAGCACTAAACGCCAAGGCTGTTGTTCATGCCTTGATGAAATAG
- the LOC124185864 gene encoding protein lin-52 homolog isoform X1: MASEGPANESELLAVDESLMSLEKLDRASPDLWPEQTNDEVPGVNEYVAQNSPQTEPPSWAATLAADDINKLHQLGNLSMTGLITEVKKLHDTAYQLGLEEAKEMTRGKYLNIFKHK, from the exons ATGGCGTCCGAGGGACCCGCGAACGAATCAG aGCTGCTTGCGGTTGACGAGAGTCTCATGAGCTTGGAAAAATTGGATCGAGCATCGCCGGACCTGTGGCCTGAACAAA CGAATGATGAAGTTCCAGGTGTGAACGAATACGTCGCTCAAAATTCCCCTCAAACAGAACCACCTTCGTGGGCAGCGACTCTTGCAGCTGATGATATAAATAAACTCCATC AGCTCGGTAACCTTTCAATGACTGGTCTTATTACAGAAGTTAAAAAACTTCACGATACTGCGTACCAACTGGGGTTAGAAGAGGCCAAAGAAATGActcgtggaaaatatttaaacatatttaaaCATAAATAG
- the LOC124185863 gene encoding ammonium transporter Rh type B isoform X1: protein MVVLRNDRQSRRRRNGDTAMVRMVRFAHGIGLIFVEAIIIVGFLALSEYGPESNARSIANNVHPYLNGNQQDDAPRVYALYQDVHVMIWVGFGFLMTFLRKYGQSAVGLTFLVAAILIQVAILCQGVLYLSKESGKAPLSLQSLLSADVAVAAPLISMGALLGKTTYMQLIVMGVIELVVYTVNKYIGEHHFRAVDAGDSMYVHVFGAYFGLAISFVLGYKEAPKEHPLEGSNYQSDIFAMIGTIFLWLFWPSFNSAALHGDDQQRAIINTLLSIAGSCVAAFATSALVSKNNKFNMVHVQNSTLAGGVAVGTAAGMMCEPFGALIIGSIAGALSVLGYRYLTPLIQKFLRIHDTCGVHNLHGMPGVLAGIFGALMAGLATLEDYRYSLYEIFEARAPSSPKELGEINDDYPVKPGQDRTAGQQAGYQLLTLLVTILIAIVTGLVTGLIIKLPILGTIPEELKFDDAANWELEEEQTDRKEESRSVDEQLPMGSI from the exons ATGGTAGTATTGAGAAATGACAGACAATCAAGAAGGCGCAGAAACGGAGACACCGCCATGGTTCGGATGGTACGTTTCGCACACGGTATCGGTCTCATCTTCGTTGAGGCGATTATTATCGTTGGATTTCTTGCGCTTTCCGAATACGGACCGGAATCGAATGCTCGTTCCATAGCAAACAATGTCCATCCGTACTTGAACGGGAATCAACAAGACGATGCGCCCCGAGTTTACGCGC tgTATCAAGACGTCCACGTGATGATATGGGTTGGATTCGGTTTTCTGATGACTTTTCTACGAAAATACGGACAGAGCGCGGTTGGCCTCACATTTCTCGTCGCTGCAATTTTGATCCAAGTCGCAATACTCTGTCAGGGAGTATTGTACCTGTCGAAAGAATCCGGCAAAGCACCATTGTCCTTGCAAAG TCTGCTCAGCGCCGATGTCGCCGTGGCCGCGCCCTTAATTTCCATGGGAGCACTTTTGGGAAAAACGACTTACATGCAGCTGATAGTCATGGGAGTGATAGAACTTGTTGTATACACTGTCAACAAGTACATAGGAGAGCATCACTTCAGG GCGGTCGACGCTGGAGACAGCATGTACGTTCACGTATTCGGGGCGTACTTCGGTCTAGCCATTAGCTTCGTTCTCGGGTACAAAGAAGCACCGAAGGAACATCCCTTGGAAGGTTCCAATTATCAGTCGGACATATTTGCGATGATAG GTACGATATTTCTCTGGCTGTTCTGGCCCTCCTTCAACAGCGCCGCGTTGCACGGCGACGATCAGCAGAGAGCGATAATCAACACTTTACTCTCGATAGCCGGCAGCTGCGTTGCAGCGTTTGCAACGTCGGCCCTTGTatctaaaaacaataaattcaatatGGTTCACGTACAAAATTCAACTCTCGCCGGGGGCGTTGCCGTTGGCACAGCAGCAG GGATGATGTGCGAACCCTTCGGTGCACTTATAATTGGATCTATTGCGGGAGCTCTCAGCGTTCTCGGCTACAGATACTTGACG CCATTGATACAAAAATTCTTACGAATTCATGACACCTGTGGCGTTCACAATTTACACGGGATGCCCGGTGTTCTTGCCGGAATATTCGGAGCGCTTATGGCGGGCCTCGCGACGCTGGAAGACTATCGTTATTCGCTCTACGAG ATATTCGAAGCAAGAGCTCCTTCGTCGCCAAAAGAGCTGGGTGAAATCAATGATGATTATCCGGTAAAACCGGGTCAGGATAGAACGGCTGGCCAGCAAGCGGGATATCAGTTGCTAACGCTCCTGGTTACCATATTAATTGCAATTGTCACGGGACTAGTAAcag GGCTTATTATTAAGTTGCCAATTTTGGGTACTATTCCGGAAGAATTGAAGTTTGACGATGCGGCAAACTGGGAACTAGAAGAGGAGCAAACAGATCGAAAGGAGGAAAGTCGAAGCGTAGACGAACAGTTACCAATGGGTTCCatttaa
- the LOC124185864 gene encoding protein lin-52 homolog isoform X2, which yields MASEGPANESELLAVDESLMSLEKLDRASPDLWPEQIPGVNEYVAQNSPQTEPPSWAATLAADDINKLHQLGNLSMTGLITEVKKLHDTAYQLGLEEAKEMTRGKYLNIFKHK from the exons ATGGCGTCCGAGGGACCCGCGAACGAATCAG aGCTGCTTGCGGTTGACGAGAGTCTCATGAGCTTGGAAAAATTGGATCGAGCATCGCCGGACCTGTGGCCTGAACAAA TTCCAGGTGTGAACGAATACGTCGCTCAAAATTCCCCTCAAACAGAACCACCTTCGTGGGCAGCGACTCTTGCAGCTGATGATATAAATAAACTCCATC AGCTCGGTAACCTTTCAATGACTGGTCTTATTACAGAAGTTAAAAAACTTCACGATACTGCGTACCAACTGGGGTTAGAAGAGGCCAAAGAAATGActcgtggaaaatatttaaacatatttaaaCATAAATAG
- the LOC124185861 gene encoding X-ray repair cross-complementing protein 5-like — protein sequence MPPKSKNKEYLIILVNIGCTDETENENETSFFEKSKQVIQLLIKKKIFLRPKDEVGIVLMGASETKNKLLFDNIVEMNSLQVPNWNLVENVINLKCTKEKTNWVDGITVALDYIKRECVEANAARKLVLLTDFKEDPTIIRQYDVDNVVSDINEAYIDLLAITNNSLNADSEIELNPSEEVFANVCKMVEGKILTIDDTLPKLMIYKDHPKKAAAWEVDMDLFDIKIPVIFYLKTTEDFKLPKWKKFTESQTAKFPVQKERTLVDKNKDEIEEENTITGTMYGRKFIPLSDEDKAMSKYQSGPKSLTVYGFTKERRVRLDYLAGKGSHIVVPKLQWASPFYSLVKAMMDREIVAIVRRVYRNNLAPKMGVLIPKIDVPGQLWCLVYIELIFAEDRRILQPKPITSTLNELSDAQKEAVDDLIDSMMLATVENNSMDERQEPFEAGTVNHVSRQYIWDVLAHRALYPDDPLPPMSDFLQKFFEPPQSVQLRSKRPLKDIKTLFPIKAVEKKKNFKKRYEGGPDDLREPFESVDRSTQDLNATTTEKSVDRIAEDSEMEEAQLSLIAEAVEAASQSMDVDLEELAKSM from the exons ATGCCGCCCAAGAGTAAGAATAAG gaatatttaataatattagtCAACATTGGGTGCACTGACGaaacggaaaatgaaaatgagacaagtttctttgaaaaatcaaaacaggTGATACAActgttaattaaaaaaaaa atttttttgcGTCCTAAAGATGAAGTGGGTATTGTACTAATGGGTGcatctgaaacaaagaataaattattatttgacaACATTGTGGAAATGAATTCCTTACAAGTACCTAATTGGAATTTAGTTGAAAATgtcataaatttgaaatgtaCTAAAGAAAAGACTAATTGGGTAGATGGTATCACAGTCGCACTTGATTACATAAAAAGAGAATGTGT GGAAGCGAATGCAGCACGAAAATTGGTTTTATTGACTGATTTTAAAGAAGATCCCACTATTATTAGGCAATACGATGTCGACAATGTTGTCAGTGACATAAATGAAGCATACATTGATTTATTAGCAAT AACTAACAACTCGTTGAATGCAGACTCAGAAATCGAGTTAAATCCCAGTGAAGAAGTTTTTGCTAATGTTTGTAAAATG GTTGAAGGCAAAATATTGACAATAGACGATACTCTACCAAAATTGATGATTTATAAGGATCATCCGAAAAAAGCAGCGGCTTGGGAGGTCGACATGGATTTATTCGATATTAAGATTccagtaattttttatttgaaa ACAACAGAGGATTTCAAATTAcctaaatggaaaaaattcacggaGTCGCAAACTGCAAAATTTCCAGTTCAAAAAGAACGTACTTTGGTGGATAAAAATAAGGATGAAATTGAGGAAGAGAATACAATTACTGGCACCATGTACGGACGAAAATTCATACCATTGTCAG ATGAAGATAAAGCTATGTCAAAATATCAGAGTGGACCAAAAAGCTTAACGGTTTACGGTTTTACAAAAGAACGCCGTGTCAGACTCGATTATTTGGCAGGCAAAGGCTCACACATTGTTGTGCCTAAACTACag TGGGCCAGTCCATTTTACTCATTGGTAAAGGCAATGATGGACCGTGAAATAGTTGCTATTGTCAGAAGGGTATATAGAAACAATTTAGCACCGAAAATGGGTGTGCTGATTCCAAAAATTGATGTCCCGGGGCAACTTTGG TGTCTGGTATacattgaattaatttttgctGAAGATCGAAGGATATTACAACCAAAACCTATAACGTCTACTCTGAATGAATTATCGGATGCACAAAAAGAAGCTGTGGATGATCTTATTGATTCAATGATGCTGGCGACAGTAGA AAACAATTCCATGGATGAGAGGCAAGAACCGTTTGAAGCAGGCACTGTCAATCATGTCTCGAGGCAGTATATATGGGATGTGTTGGCCCATAGAGCATTGTATCCGGACGATCCTTTACCACCTATGTcagattttttgcaaaaattttttgaaccgCCTCAGTCTGTACAGTTGAGATCAAAACGACCATTAAAGGATATCAAAACACTTTTCCCAATAAAAgctgttgagaaaaaaaaaaatttcaaaaa AAGATATGAAGGAGGGCCAGATGATCTGAGAGAACCCTTCGAGAGTGTTGATCGTAGTACCCAGGATTTGAATGCAACGACAACAGAAAAAAGTGTCGATAGAATTGCAGAGGACTCAGAGATGGAAGAAGCACAGTTGTCTCTAATTGCGGAAGCTGTTGAAGCAGCCTCCCAATCAATGGATGTAGACTTAGAGGAACTG GCTAAAAGCATGTAG
- the LOC124185864 gene encoding protein lin-52 homolog isoform X3, producing the protein MASEGPANESELLAVDESLMSLEKLDRASPDLWPEQSVNEYVAQNSPQTEPPSWAATLAADDINKLHQLGNLSMTGLITEVKKLHDTAYQLGLEEAKEMTRGKYLNIFKHK; encoded by the exons ATGGCGTCCGAGGGACCCGCGAACGAATCAG aGCTGCTTGCGGTTGACGAGAGTCTCATGAGCTTGGAAAAATTGGATCGAGCATCGCCGGACCTGTGGCCTGAACAAA GTGTGAACGAATACGTCGCTCAAAATTCCCCTCAAACAGAACCACCTTCGTGGGCAGCGACTCTTGCAGCTGATGATATAAATAAACTCCATC AGCTCGGTAACCTTTCAATGACTGGTCTTATTACAGAAGTTAAAAAACTTCACGATACTGCGTACCAACTGGGGTTAGAAGAGGCCAAAGAAATGActcgtggaaaatatttaaacatatttaaaCATAAATAG
- the LOC124185860 gene encoding signal recognition particle receptor subunit alpha homolog isoform X1, with product MLDLFTIFSKGGIVLWCFQSTTQIFTPSVNALIRSVILQERTGSHTFDHDSLRLQYKLDNEFELIFVVAYQKILQLSYVDKFLSDVHLEFRDRYKNELAKSQWFYNFNFKNSYDAILAAAEQWGKHQAKLPKQMRTFDESIKSKKTVASMIERKDDRDNKKQGKKKKGIFSNDDSHLKIQEPVKPDVPKQSPVTNGELDEETLLANRLKLVQKIAGPKKKADKQKSPKPEKTGKQPRKWELGGTNKDLVNLELERTTDKRKDVENIIQADTSMVGKMKPGIQDLEVEDEPEDVKMQSQKPGGVFSIFKGLVGNKSLTKEDMLPALDKFKDHLISKNVAADIAYKLCESVSTKLEGKVLGTFDSVASTVKNTLTEALVQILSPKRRVDILRDAYEAKKNNRPYVMTFCGVNGVGKSTNLAKICFWLIENNFRVLIAACDTFRAGAVEQLRTHTRHLNALHPPEKHNNQTMVQLYEKGYGKDAAGIAMEAIRFAKDARIDIVLVDTAGRMQDNEPLMRALTKLIKVNEPDLVLFVGEALVGNEAVDQLVKFNQALADYSSSVNPHIIDGIVLTKFDTIDDKVGAAISMTYITGQPIVFVGTGQTYIDLKALNAKAVVHALMK from the exons ATGCTCGATCTCTTTACAATATTCAGCAAAGGCGGTATAGTACTTTGGTGTTTTCAAAGTACTACACAAATATTTACACCAAGTGTCAACGCATTGATTCGCAGTGTTATTTTACAG GAGCGAACAGGTAGCCATACGTTTGATCATGACTCGTTGCGACTTCAATACAAGCTGGACAATGAATTTGAGCTTATATTTGTGGTGGCATATCAGAAGATACTCCAGTTATCCTACGTGGATAAGTTTCTTTCCGACGTTCATCTTGAGTTCAGAGATCGATACAAAAATGAGCTAGCAAAATCACAGTGGTTCTATAATTTTAACTTTAAGAATAGTTATGATGCCATACTAGCAGCTGCTGAGCAATGGGGAAAACACCAGGCTAAACTTCCAAAGCAGATGCGTACATTCGATGAAAGTATTAAATCAAAGAAAACTGTCGCTAGTATGATTGAAAGAAAGGACGACAGAGACAACAAAAAACAAG gaaagaagaagaaggggaTTTTTTCCAATGATGATAGTCATT tgaaaattcaAGAACCTGTCAAACCAGATGTACCAAAACAATCTCCAGTTACAAATGGAGAGTTGGACGAAGAAACTCTCTTAGCTAATAGACTCAAACTTGTACAAAAAATAGCTGGGCCAAAGAAGAAAGCAGATAAACA AAAGAGCCCAAAACCCGAGAAAACTGGAAAGCAGCCTCGAAAATGGGAATTGGGAGGTACCAACAAAGATTTGGTCAACTTGGAACTGGAACGTACAACGGATAAACGTAaagatgttgaaaatattattcaagcAGATACATCG atgGTTGGGAAAATGAAGCCTGGGATTCAAGATTTGGAAGTTGAAGATGAGCCCGAAGATGTGAAAATGCAATCACAAAAACCTGGAGgtgtattttccatttttaaagGACTCGTTGGTAACAAATCCCTAACCAAAGAGGATATGCTGCCAGCATTAGACAAGTTCAAAGATCATTTGATATCTAAGAATGTTGCCGCTGATATTGCATACAAGTTGTGTGAATCTGTGAGCACAAAATTGGAGGGAAAAGTATTAGGTACATTTGACAGTGTTGCTAGTACGGTTAAAAATACACTGACTGAAGCTTTGGTACAAATTTTATCACCGAAAAGAAGAGTGGATATACTGAGAGATGCGTATGAAGCTAAGAAAAATAACAGACCTTACGTGATGACATTTTGTGGCGTTAACGGTGTTGGAAAGTCGACGAATTTGGCAAAAATCTGTTTTtggttgattgaaaataatttcagagtCCTAATTGCCGCTTGTGACACTTTCAG AGCTGGTGCTGTAGAACAGTTGCGGACCCACACGCGGCATTTAAACGCCCTACACCCACCTGAGAAACATAACAATCAAACAATGGTGCAACTGTATGAAAAGGGTTATGGAAAAGATGCTGCTGGGATAGCCATGGAGGCCATACGTTTTGCCAAAGATGCTAGAATCGACATTGTCTTGGTAGATACTGCTGGGAGAATGCAGGACAATGAGCCGTTGATGCGAGCTTTGACAAAATTGATTAAAGTCAACGAGCCAGATTTGGTGCTATTTGTGGGCGAGGCTTTGGTCGGCAACGAGGCTGTTGATCAATTGGTCAAATTTAATCAGGCTCTAGCAGATTATAGCAGTTCCGTTAATCCGCATATCATCGACGGCATTGTGTTGACTAAATTCGACACCATTGACGATAAG GTGGGTGCTGCTATTTCTATGACTTACATAACTGGTCAGCCAATTGTATTTGTTGGAACTGGTCAAACGTATATCGATTTGAAAGCACTAAACGCCAAGGCTGTTGTTCATGCCTTGATGAAATAG
- the LOC124185864 gene encoding protein lin-52 homolog isoform X6 yields MASEGPANESELLAVDESLMSLEKLDRASPDLWPEQSVNEYVAQNSPQTEPPSWAATLAADDINKLHQVKKLHDTAYQLGLEEAKEMTRGKYLNIFKHK; encoded by the exons ATGGCGTCCGAGGGACCCGCGAACGAATCAG aGCTGCTTGCGGTTGACGAGAGTCTCATGAGCTTGGAAAAATTGGATCGAGCATCGCCGGACCTGTGGCCTGAACAAA GTGTGAACGAATACGTCGCTCAAAATTCCCCTCAAACAGAACCACCTTCGTGGGCAGCGACTCTTGCAGCTGATGATATAAATAAACTCCATC AAGTTAAAAAACTTCACGATACTGCGTACCAACTGGGGTTAGAAGAGGCCAAAGAAATGActcgtggaaaatatttaaacatatttaaaCATAAATAG